One part of the Arabidopsis thaliana chromosome 4, partial sequence genome encodes these proteins:
- a CDS encoding uncharacterized protein (unknown protein; FUNCTIONS IN: molecular_function unknown; INVOLVED IN: N-terminal protein myristoylation; LOCATED IN: cellular_component unknown; BEST Arabidopsis thaliana protein match is: unknown protein (TAIR:AT3G20340.1); Has 40 Blast hits to 40 proteins in 10 species: Archae - 0; Bacteria - 0; Metazoa - 0; Fungi - 0; Plants - 40; Viruses - 0; Other Eukaryotes - 0 (source: NCBI BLink).) — translation MGNCICVTEKTTTSWSGDDNGSYNKRRRRRRSTVVHDDNDDGEKLLGETSNVTSTSSSSSSERREIKIRITKKELEDLMRNIGLKSLTAEEILSKLIFEGGDQIGFSAVDVTNHHQPWKPVLQSIPEMD, via the coding sequence atggGAAACTGCATATGCGTAACGGAAAAAACGACGACGTCGTGGTCAGGAGACGATAATGGATCATATaacaagagaaggagaagaagaagatccaccGTGGTTCACGACGACAACGACGACGGAGAGAAGCTGCTCGGAGAAACAAGCAACGTTACGTCAACAAGTTCGTCATCGTCTtctgagagaagagagattaaGATAAGGATAACGAAAAAGGAACTTGAAGATCTCATGAGAAACATTGGTTTGAAGAGTTTAACGGCGGAAGAGATTCTTTCTAAGTTAATTTTCGAAGGTGGAGACCAAATCGGATTCTCTGCGGTCGATGTGACGAATCACCACCAACCATGGAAACCGGTGTTGCAAAGCATACCGGAGATGGATtag
- a CDS encoding MATE efflux family protein (MATE efflux family protein; FUNCTIONS IN: antiporter activity, drug transmembrane transporter activity, transporter activity; INVOLVED IN: drug transmembrane transport, transmembrane transport; LOCATED IN: membrane; CONTAINS InterPro DOMAIN/s: Multi antimicrobial extrusion protein MatE (InterPro:IPR002528); BEST Arabidopsis thaliana protein match is: MATE efflux family protein (TAIR:AT4G21903.2).) encodes MEVPSETTNLADLRRPLVVPVVSERKPPADVGLGLESVLTERSLPYRRRVYLGACIEMKLLFRLALPAILVYLVNSGMGISARIFAGHLGKNELAAASIGNSCFSLVYGLMLGMGSAVETLCGQAYGAHRYEMLGIYLQRATIVLALVGLPMTLLYTFSYPILILLGEPKTVSYMGSKYIAGLIPQIFAYAVNFTAQKFLQAQSVVAPSAFISAAALILQILLTWITVYVMDMGFMGIAYVLTISWWVIVGSQCFYIAVSPKFRHTWTGLSWRSLQGLWSFFKLSAGSAVMICLEMWYSQILVLLAGLLENPARSLDSLSICMSISALSFMVSVGFNAAVSVRTSNELGAGNPKSAWFSTWTATFVSFVISVTEALAVIWFRDYVSYIFTEDADVAKAVSDLCPFLAITIILNGIQPVLSGVAVGCGWQTYVAYVNVGCYYVVGIPVGCILGFTFDFQAKGIWTGMIGGTLMQTLILLYVTYRTDWDKEVEKARKRLDLWDDKKEPLQN; translated from the exons ATGGAAGTGCCTAGTGAAACCACGAATTTAGCCGATCTCCGGCGACCATTGGTGGTTCCGGTTGTCTCGGAGCGTAAACCTCCGGCAGACGTCGGACTCGGACTAGAGAGTGTTTTAACGGAGCGTAGCCTTCCGTACCGGAGGCGCGTGTACTTAGGGGCATGCATAGAGATGAAGCTACTTTTCCGGTTGGCACTTCCGGCGATACTTGTCTATTTAGTCAACAGCGGAATGGGTATTTCCGCTCGGATCTTCGCCGGACATCTCGGTAAAAATGAGCTCGCCGCCGCGTCCATCGGAAACAGCTGCTTCAGTCTCGTCTATGGCCTCATG TTAGGTATGGGCAGTGCAGTCGAAACACTATGTGGACAAGCCTATGGAGCCCATCGTTACGAGATGCTTGGGATCTATCTCCAAAGAGCAACAATAGTCCTCGCTCTAGTTGGCTTGCCCATGACATTACTATACACCTTCTCGTACCCTATTCTAATCCTACTAGGGGAACCCAAAACGGTGTCGTACATGGGATCCAAATACATCGCCGGGCTCATCCCTCAAATCTTCGCTTACGCCGTCAACTTCACGGCCCAAAAGTTCCTCCAGGCCCAAAGCGTGGTTGCCCCGAGCGCCTTCATCTCAGCCGCCGCCCTCATCCTCCAGATATTGTTGACGTGGATCACCGTTTATGTAATGGACATGGGCTTTATGGGCATAGCTTATGTTCTTACAATTTCTTGGTGGGTCATTGTTGGATCCCAGTGTTTTTACATTGCGGTTAGTCCCAAGTTTAGACACACGTGGACTGGTCTTAGCTGGAGATCGCTCCAAGGTCTTTGGAGCTTCTTTAAACTCTCTGCTGGCTCAGCTGTTATGATTTGTCTGGAAATGTGGTATTCGCagattcttgttcttcttgctGGTTTGCTCGAAAATCCTGCTCGCTCTCTAGATTCTCTTTCCATCTG TATGTCAATTTCAGCATTATCATTCATGGTCTCTGTCGGCTTTAATGCTGCTGTAAG TGTACGGACAAGTAATGAGCTTGGAGCAGGAAATCCGAAATCAGCATGGTTCTCTACATGGACGGCGACTTTTGTATCCTTCGTGATCTCCGTGACGGAAGCCCTCGCCGTGATTTGGTTTCGTGATTACGTTAGCTACATTTTCACGGAGGATGCTGACGTGGCTAAAGCCGTCTCTGACCTCTGTCCTTTTCTTGCCATCACCATCATTCTCAACGGAATTCAACCTGTCTTGTCCG GAGTGGCAGTGGGATGTGGATGGCAAACATACGTGGCATATGTGAATGTTGGTTGTTACTACGTTGTTGGTATTCCGGTTGGGTGTATTCTCGGCTTCACTTTCGATTTTCAAGCCAAG GGAATATGGACCGGGATGATTGGAGGTACCCTCATGCAAACACTCATTTTACTTTACGTCACGTACCGAACAGATTGGGATAAAGAG GTGGAAAAAGCGAGGAAACGTTTGGATCTGTGGGACGACAAGAAGGAGCCTCTCCAAAACTAG
- a CDS encoding MATE efflux family protein (MATE efflux family protein; FUNCTIONS IN: antiporter activity, drug transmembrane transporter activity, transporter activity; INVOLVED IN: drug transmembrane transport, transmembrane transport; LOCATED IN: membrane; CONTAINS InterPro DOMAIN/s: Multi antimicrobial extrusion protein MatE (InterPro:IPR002528); BEST Arabidopsis thaliana protein match is: MATE efflux family protein (TAIR:AT4G21903.1); Has 30201 Blast hits to 17322 proteins in 780 species: Archae - 12; Bacteria - 1396; Metazoa - 17338; Fungi - 3422; Plants - 5037; Viruses - 0; Other Eukaryotes - 2996 (source: NCBI BLink).) produces MDVSNETVERTDLRTPLVDPADTEVKPLPEVGLESVLTESSLSYRRRVYLGACIELKVLFRLALPAILIYLVNSGMGISARVFAGHVGSQELAAASIGNSCFNLVYGLMLGMGSAVETLCGQAYGAHRYEMLGIYLQRATIVLALVGLPMTLLYTFSYPILILLGEPKTVSYMGSKYIAGLIPQIFAYAVNFTAQKFLQAQSVVAPSAFISAAALILQILLTWITVYVMDMGFMGIAYVLTISWWVIVGSQCFYIAVSPKFRHTWTGLSWRSLQGLWSFFKLSAGSAVMICLEMWYSQILVLLAGLLENPARSLDSLSICMSISALSFMVSVGFNAAVSVRTSNELGAGNPKSAWFSTWTATFVSFVISVTEALAVIWFRDYVSYIFTEDADVAKAVSDLCPFLAITIILNGIQPVLSGVAVGCGWQTYVAYVNVGCYYVVGIPVGCILGFTFDFQAKGIWTGMIGGTLMQTLILLYVTYRTDWDKEVEKARKRLDLWDDKKEPLQN; encoded by the exons ATGGATGTGTCAAATGAGACAGTGGAAAGAACCGATCTCCGGACACCTTTAGTAGATCCGGCAGACACGGAGGTGAAACCTCTACCAGAGGTCGGGCTCGAGAGCGTATTAACGGAGAGTAGCTTGTCATACCGGAGGCGTGTGTACTTAGGAGCCTGTATAGAGTTGAAAGTACTTTTCCGGTTGGCACTACCGGCGATACTTATCTATTTAGTCAACTCCGGAATGGGTATATCCGCTCGTGTCTTCGCCGGTCATGTTGGTAGTCAAGAACTTGCGGCCGCGTCCATCGGAAATAGCTGCTTCAATCTCGTCTATGGACTTATG TTAGGTATGGGCAGTGCAGTCGAAACACTATGTGGACAAGCCTATGGAGCCCATCGTTACGAGATGCTTGGGATCTATCTCCAAAGAGCAACAATAGTCCTCGCTCTAGTTGGCTTGCCCATGACATTACTATACACCTTCTCGTACCCTATTCTAATCCTACTAGGGGAACCCAAAACGGTGTCGTACATGGGATCCAAATACATCGCCGGGCTCATCCCTCAAATCTTCGCTTACGCCGTCAACTTCACGGCCCAAAAGTTCCTCCAGGCCCAAAGCGTGGTTGCCCCGAGCGCCTTCATCTCAGCCGCCGCCCTCATCCTCCAGATATTGTTGACGTGGATCACCGTTTATGTAATGGACATGGGCTTTATGGGCATAGCTTATGTTCTTACAATTTCTTGGTGGGTCATTGTTGGATCCCAGTGTTTTTACATTGCGGTTAGTCCCAAGTTTAGACACACGTGGACTGGTCTTAGCTGGAGATCGCTCCAAGGTCTTTGGAGCTTCTTTAAACTCTCTGCTGGCTCAGCTGTTATGATTTGTCTGGAAATGTGGTATTCGCagattcttgttcttcttgctGGTTTGCTCGAAAATCCTGCTCGCTCTCTAGATTCTCTTTCCATCTG TATGTCAATTTCAGCATTATCATTCATGGTCTCTGTCGGCTTTAATGCTGCTGTAAG TGTACGGACAAGTAATGAGCTTGGAGCAGGAAATCCGAAATCAGCATGGTTCTCTACATGGACGGCGACTTTTGTATCCTTCGTGATCTCCGTGACGGAAGCCCTCGCCGTGATTTGGTTTCGTGATTACGTTAGCTACATTTTCACGGAGGATGCTGACGTGGCTAAAGCCGTCTCTGACCTCTGTCCTTTTCTTGCCATCACCATCATTCTCAACGGAATTCAACCTGTCTTGTCCG GAGTGGCAGTGGGATGTGGATGGCAAACATACGTGGCATATGTGAATGTTGGTTGTTACTACGTTGTTGGTATTCCGGTTGGGTGTATTCTCGGCTTCACTTTCGATTTTCAAGCCAAG GGAATATGGACCGGGATGATTGGAGGTACCCTCATGCAAACACTCATTTTACTTTACGTCACGTACCGAACAGATTGGGATAAAGAG GTGGAAAAAGCGAGGAAACGTTTGGATCTGTGGGACGACAAGAAGGAGCCTCTCCAAAACTA
- a CDS encoding MATE efflux family protein (MATE efflux family protein; FUNCTIONS IN: antiporter activity, drug transmembrane transporter activity, transporter activity; INVOLVED IN: drug transmembrane transport, transmembrane transport; LOCATED IN: membrane; CONTAINS InterPro DOMAIN/s: Multi antimicrobial extrusion protein MatE (InterPro:IPR002528); BEST Arabidopsis thaliana protein match is: MATE efflux family protein (TAIR:AT4G21903.1); Has 35333 Blast hits to 34131 proteins in 2444 species: Archae - 798; Bacteria - 22429; Metazoa - 974; Fungi - 991; Plants - 531; Viruses - 0; Other Eukaryotes - 9610 (source: NCBI BLink).), with translation MDVSNETVERTDLRTPLVDPADTEVKPLPEVGLESVLTESSLSYRRRVYLGACIELKVLFRLALPAILIYLVNSGMGISARVFAGHVGSQELAAASIGNSCFNLVYGLMLGMGSAVETLCGQAYGAHRYEMLGIYLQRATIVLALVGLPMTLLYTFSYPILILLGEPKTVSYMGSKYIAGLIPQIFAYAVNFTAQKFLQAQSVVAPSAFISAAALILQILLTWITVYVMDMGFMGIAYVLTISWWVIVGSQCFYIAVSPKFRHTWTGLSWRSLQGLWSFFKLSAGSAVMICLEMWYSQILVLLAGLLENPARSLDSLSICMSISALSFMVSVGFNAAVSVRTSNELGAGNPKSAWFSTWTATFVSFVISVTEALAVIWFRDYVSYIFTEDADVAKAVSDLCPFLAITIILNGIQPVLSGVAVGCGWQTYVAYVNVGCYYVVGIPVGCILGFTFDFQAKGIWTGMIGGTLMQTLILLYVTYRTDWDKEVEKARKRLDLWDDKKEPLQN, from the exons ATGGATGTGTCAAATGAGACAGTGGAAAGAACCGATCTCCGGACACCTTTAGTAGATCCGGCAGACACGGAGGTGAAACCTCTACCAGAGGTCGGGCTCGAGAGCGTATTAACGGAGAGTAGCTTGTCATACCGGAGGCGTGTGTACTTAGGAGCCTGTATAGAGTTGAAAGTACTTTTCCGGTTGGCACTACCGGCGATACTTATCTATTTAGTCAACTCCGGAATGGGTATATCCGCTCGTGTCTTCGCCGGTCATGTTGGTAGTCAAGAACTTGCGGCCGCGTCCATCGGAAATAGCTGCTTCAATCTCGTCTATGGACTTATG TTAGGTATGGGCAGTGCAGTCGAAACACTATGTGGACAAGCCTATGGAGCCCATCGTTACGAGATGCTTGGGATCTATCTCCAAAGAGCAACAATAGTCCTCGCTCTAGTTGGCTTGCCCATGACATTACTATACACCTTCTCGTACCCTATTCTAATCCTACTAGGGGAACCCAAAACGGTGTCGTACATGGGATCCAAATACATCGCCGGGCTCATCCCTCAAATCTTCGCTTACGCCGTCAACTTCACGGCCCAAAAGTTCCTCCAGGCCCAAAGCGTGGTTGCCCCGAGCGCCTTCATCTCAGCCGCCGCCCTCATCCTCCAGATATTGTTGACGTGGATCACCGTTTATGTAATGGACATGGGCTTTATGGGCATAGCTTATGTTCTTACAATTTCTTGGTGGGTCATTGTTGGATCCCAGTGTTTTTACATTGCGGTTAGTCCCAAGTTTAGACACACGTGGACTGGTCTTAGCTGGAGATCGCTCCAAGGTCTTTGGAGCTTCTTTAAACTCTCTGCTGGCTCAGCTGTTATGATTTGTCTGGAAATGTGGTATTCGCagattcttgttcttcttgctGGTTTGCTCGAAAATCCTGCTCGCTCTCTAGATTCTCTTTCCATCTG TATGTCAATTTCAGCATTATCATTCATGGTCTCTGTCGGCTTTAATGCTGCTGTAAG TGTACGGACAAGTAATGAGCTTGGAGCAGGAAATCCGAAATCAGCATGGTTCTCTACATGGACGGCGACTTTTGTATCCTTCGTGATCTCCGTGACGGAAGCCCTCGCCGTGATTTGGTTTCGTGATTACGTTAGCTACATTTTCACGGAGGATGCTGACGTGGCTAAAGCCGTCTCTGACCTCTGTCCTTTTCTTGCCATCACCATCATTCTCAACGGAATTCAACCTGTCTTGTCCG GAGTGGCAGTGGGATGTGGATGGCAAACATACGTGGCATATGTGAATGTTGGTTGTTACTACGTTGTTGGTATTCCGGTTGGGTGTATTCTCGGCTTCACTTTCGATTTTCAAGCCAAG GGAATATGGACCGGGATGATTGGAGGTACCCTCATGCAAACACTCATTTTACTTTACGTCACGTACCGAACAGATTGGGATAAAGAG GTGGAAAAAGCGAGGAAACGTTTGGATCTGTGGGACGACAAGAAGGAGCCTCTCCAAAACTAG
- a CDS encoding uncharacterized protein (unknown protein; FUNCTIONS IN: molecular_function unknown; INVOLVED IN: biological_process unknown; LOCATED IN: cellular_component unknown; Has 30201 Blast hits to 17322 proteins in 780 species: Archae - 12; Bacteria - 1396; Metazoa - 17338; Fungi - 3422; Plants - 5037; Viruses - 0; Other Eukaryotes - 2996 (source: NCBI BLink).) gives MMVIGLLMAPKKPLASTNRWGMRMSMCVCEYIYTKAEGGVYIYLRMGKHTRYVAVQLFDTCSLIASRSN, from the exons ATGATGGTCATCGGACTGCTGATGGCTCCCAAGAAACCTCTCGCTTCGACTAATCG GTGGGGGATGAGGATGAgcatgtgtgtgtgtgaatatatatacactaaag CTGAAGGTGGGGTCTATATATATCTCCGCATGGGAAAGCACACAAGATATGTCGCAGTTCAGCTGTTCGACACGTGTTCACTCATTGCAAGCAGGTCCAACTAA
- a CDS encoding MATE efflux family protein (MATE efflux family protein; FUNCTIONS IN: antiporter activity, drug transmembrane transporter activity, transporter activity; INVOLVED IN: drug transmembrane transport, transmembrane transport; LOCATED IN: membrane; CONTAINS InterPro DOMAIN/s: Multi antimicrobial extrusion protein MatE (InterPro:IPR002528); BEST Arabidopsis thaliana protein match is: MATE efflux family protein (TAIR:AT4G21903.1); Has 35333 Blast hits to 34131 proteins in 2444 species: Archae - 798; Bacteria - 22429; Metazoa - 974; Fungi - 991; Plants - 531; Viruses - 0; Other Eukaryotes - 9610 (source: NCBI BLink).), with protein MEVPSETTNLADLRRPLVVPVVSERKPPADVGLGLESVLTERSLPYRRRVYLGACIEMKLLFRLALPAILVYLVNSGMGISARIFAGHLGKNELAAASIGNSCFSLVYGLMLGMGSAVETLCGQAYGAHRYEMLGIYLQRATIVLALVGLPMTLLYTFSYPILILLGEPKTVSYMGSKYIAGLIPQIFAYAVNFTAQKFLQAQSVVAPSAFISAAALILQILLTWITVYVMDMGFMGIAYVLTISWWVIVGSQCFYIAVSPKFRHTWTGLSWRSLQGLWSFFKLSAGSAVMICLEMWYSQILVLLAGLLENPARSLDSLSICMSISALSFMVSVGFNAAVSVRTSNELGAGNPKSAWFSTWTATFVSFVISVTEALAVIWFRDYVSYIFTEDADVAKAVSDLCPFLAITIILNGIQPVLSGVAVGCGWQTYVAYVNVGCYYVVGIPVGCILGFTFDFQAKGIWTGMIGGTLMQTLILLYVTYRTDWDKEVEKARKRLDLWDDKKEPLQN; from the exons ATGGAAGTGCCTAGTGAAACCACGAATTTAGCCGATCTCCGGCGACCATTGGTGGTTCCGGTTGTCTCGGAGCGTAAACCTCCGGCAGACGTCGGACTCGGACTAGAGAGTGTTTTAACGGAGCGTAGCCTTCCGTACCGGAGGCGCGTGTACTTAGGGGCATGCATAGAGATGAAGCTACTTTTCCGGTTGGCACTTCCGGCGATACTTGTCTATTTAGTCAACAGCGGAATGGGTATTTCCGCTCGGATCTTCGCCGGACATCTCGGTAAAAATGAGCTCGCCGCCGCGTCCATCGGAAACAGCTGCTTCAGTCTCGTCTATGGCCTCATG TTAGGTATGGGCAGTGCAGTCGAAACACTATGTGGACAAGCCTATGGAGCCCATCGTTACGAGATGCTTGGGATCTATCTCCAAAGAGCAACAATAGTCCTCGCTCTAGTTGGCTTGCCCATGACATTACTATACACCTTCTCGTACCCTATTCTAATCCTACTAGGGGAACCCAAAACGGTGTCGTACATGGGATCCAAATACATCGCCGGGCTCATCCCTCAAATCTTCGCTTACGCCGTCAACTTCACGGCCCAAAAGTTCCTCCAGGCCCAAAGCGTGGTTGCCCCGAGCGCCTTCATCTCAGCCGCCGCCCTCATCCTCCAGATATTGTTGACGTGGATCACCGTTTATGTAATGGACATGGGCTTTATGGGCATAGCTTATGTTCTTACAATTTCTTGGTGGGTCATTGTTGGATCCCAGTGTTTTTACATTGCGGTTAGTCCCAAGTTTAGACACACGTGGACTGGTCTTAGCTGGAGATCGCTCCAAGGTCTTTGGAGCTTCTTTAAACTCTCTGCTGGCTCAGCTGTTATGATTTGTCTGGAAATGTGGTATTCGCagattcttgttcttcttgctGGTTTGCTCGAAAATCCTGCTCGCTCTCTAGATTCTCTTTCCATCTG TATGTCAATTTCAGCATTATCATTCATGGTCTCTGTCGGCTTTAATGCTGCTGTAAG TGTACGGACAAGTAATGAGCTTGGAGCAGGAAATCCGAAATCAGCATGGTTCTCTACATGGACGGCGACTTTTGTATCCTTCGTGATCTCCGTGACGGAAGCCCTCGCCGTGATTTGGTTTCGTGATTACGTTAGCTACATTTTCACGGAGGATGCTGACGTGGCTAAAGCCGTCTCTGACCTCTGTCCTTTTCTTGCCATCACCATCATTCTCAACGGAATTCAACCTGTCTTGTCCG GAGTGGCAGTGGGATGTGGATGGCAAACATACGTGGCATATGTGAATGTTGGTTGTTACTACGTTGTTGGTATTCCGGTTGGGTGTATTCTCGGCTTCACTTTCGATTTTCAAGCCAAG GGAATATGGACCGGGATGATTGGAGGTACCCTCATGCAAACACTCATTTTACTTTACGTCACGTACCGAACAGATTGGGATAAAGAG GTGGAAAAAGCGAGGAAACGTTTGGATCTGTGGGACGACAAGAAGGAGCCTCTCCAAAACTA
- a CDS encoding senescence regulator (Protein of unknown function, DUF584) (Protein of unknown function, DUF584; CONTAINS InterPro DOMAIN/s: Protein of unknown function DUF584 (InterPro:IPR007608); BEST Arabidopsis thaliana protein match is: Protein of unknown function, DUF584 (TAIR:AT1G61930.1); Has 321 Blast hits to 321 proteins in 21 species: Archae - 0; Bacteria - 0; Metazoa - 0; Fungi - 0; Plants - 321; Viruses - 0; Other Eukaryotes - 0 (source: NCBI BLink).): MGKGRSLPISRSERFLGSHQQSDDHHVDGETTFELELMEEDVWSVVEPDEPKELGAWNARSLEASGSEWRRKGGRVSDLTVPSDGQRKRHVATSAPVKVPDWSKILKVESVKSMHNNNNDNDNADVADCDWESAMVPPHEYVAARSRNGDGGSSVFLGVGRTLKGRDMRRVRDAVWSQTGFYG; the protein is encoded by the coding sequence ATGGGCAAAGGTCGGAGCTTACCGATTAGTCGAAGCGAGAGGTTTCTTGGGAGCCATCAGCAGTCCGATGACCATCATGTGGACGGAGAAACTACCTTTGAGCTGGAGCTCATGGAAGAGGATGTCTGGTCGGTGGTCGAGCCTGACGAACCAAAGGAACTAGGTGCGTGGAACGCACGCTCTCTCGAGGCCAGTGGCAGTGAATGGAGACGGAAGGGAGGACGCGTGAGTGACCTGACCGTTCCGAGTGATGGACAGAGGAAGAGACACGTGGCGACTTCTGCGCCGGTGAAAGTTCCTGACTGGAGCAAGATCCTAAAGGTGGAGTCCGTCAAGTCAAtgcataataataataacgaTAATGATAATGCTGACGTGGCGGATTGTGATTGGGAGAGTGCGATGGTACCGCCTCATGAATACGTGGCCGCGCGTAGCCGTAACGGTGACGGTGGTTCGTCCGTGTTTTTGGGCGTGGGAAGAACGTTAAAAGGACGTGACATGAGACGGGTCAGAGACGCCGTGTGGAGCCAAACCGGGTTTTATGGTTAA